One genomic window of Glycine max cultivar Williams 82 chromosome 16, Glycine_max_v4.0, whole genome shotgun sequence includes the following:
- the LOC121173692 gene encoding uncharacterized protein, which translates to MSKILANRIAPVLETIIGETQTAFIKNKKMMDNIFLVQEILRCLSPLASQPSSVLGSWNVSSTFFSVAVNGSIYGHFKGQQGLRQGDPLSLYLFVLCLEYFSRDMSSLKDDVNFKFHPNCASIQSHLAFADDIMHLSRGDIPSGSTMFAKLQHFCRVLGLSISFDKSVIYSVRIRPHELSHIQQLTEFSLGVPLLSSRLNVCHYAPLLSKITGLIQGWSRKFLSYAGKLELIRAVIQGIVNFWMGIFPLPQSVLDRINASCRNFLWGKTDIGKNKPLVAWSVVCSPKKEGGLGLFNLKD; encoded by the exons ATGTCTAAAATTTTGGCCAACCGCATAGCCCCAGTGCTTGAGACTATTATTGGGGAAACTCAAACTGCCTTCATTAAGAACAAAAAGATGATGGACAACATCTTCTTAGTTCAAGAGATTTTGC GATGCTTAAGTCCATTGGCTTCCCAGCCCAGTTCTGTACTTGGATCATGGAATGTTTCTTCCACTTTCTTTAGTGTGGCAGTCAATGGATCCATTTATGGCCACTTCAAAGGGCAGCAGGGTCTTAGACAAGGGGATCCTCTCTCCCTTTATCTGTTTGTGCTTTGTTTGGAGTACTTTTCCAGAGATATGAGCAGCCTCAAGGATGatgtcaattttaaatttcatcccaACTGTGCAAGTATTCAATCTCATTTGGCTTTTGCAGATGATATTATGCATCTATCTAGAGGAGATATCCCTTCTGGATCAACTATGTTTGCCAAGCTTCAGCACTTCTGTAGGGTTTTAGGGCTTTCCATCAGCTTTGATAAATCTGTCATATACTCAGTCCGTATTAGGCCTCATGAGCTTTCTCATATTCAGCAGCTTACTGAATTTAGCTTGGGTGTTCCCCTTTTATCATCTAGATTAAATGTATGCCACTATGCTCCCTTGCTTTCCAAGATTACTGGCCTGATTCAGGGATGGAGTAGGAAGTTTTTATCTTATGCAGGTAAGCTAGAGTTGATCAGAGCAGTTATTCAAGGAATTGTGAATTTTTGGATGGGGATTTTTCCTTTGCCTCAATCTGTTCTGGATCGGATCAACGCTTCGTGCCGTAATTTTCTGTGGGGCAAAACAGATATTGGCAAAAACAAGCCCTTGGTTGCTTGGTCAGTAGTTTGTTCTCCGAAAAAAGAAGGGGGTTTAGGCCTTTTTAATCTCAAGGACTAG